The Polynucleobacter sp. MWH-UH2A DNA segment AGCGGAGAGCGGGAAGAAAACCAACTTGATCAAAATGGTCAGAAGAATAATTGACCAACCCCAGTTACCAACAATATTGTGGATATGTTCAAGCAACCAAAAAATGGGTTTTGCCAAGATGGTTAAGTAACCATAATCTTTTAGCAACTCAAGGCCGGGGGCAATTTTTTCCAACATACGCTCTTCTTGCGGGCCAACAAAGAGTTGCGCGTTTGCTGTAATGGTTGTGCCAGCAGCAATTGTTCCCAGCTGGCTCTGCATGCCTACTCGATACAGGCCGTTATCTAATCTTCCAGAGTAAATATCTCGAACTAGTTTTGCATCTGGAATCCAAGCGCTGGCAAAGTAATGCTGAACCATTGCCACCCAACCCGGCTGACCTGCGGCAATTTGCGCTGGTGCCACAAATTTATTTTTCTCTAAATCAGCGAAAGGAACTTTTTTAAACTTATCACCATCGGTGTAAATAGCAGGCCCCGTAAAGGTGCTTGCAGAGAATGCGCCGCCAAACGGACCAACTTTTGCTTCTTCTGAGCCGTCACGAACAATCTCTGTATACAAATTTAATGGCACGGCATTGGCGGAGATCTGAGTGACACGGTGTCCAACATACACATCGTAGCTCCCTGGATTCAGAAGAAAGGTTTTTTCCAACTTCACACCATTGCGCTCGCTTGATAAAACTAAAAACGGTCTTCCAGAGCCATCTTTACCTGAGCGATCAAGCTTAAAAACACTATTGTGATTCGGCAAGTCAACATTACCTACCGCCACCAAGCCCGAACGAGCTACATAGGTATGTGTTGCTGTATGTTTAAAAATTTCTACTGGCTTTTCATCGGCCGTTAATTCTTTTAACAACTTAGCGTCAATCACGTTCGCGCCAGCAGAGCTAATCTGCAAAGATAAAAGATCGTTTTCTAGCGTAAAAGTTTGCGCATTATCGGTGGTGACGGTTTTTGCTGTGGGTGCTTGTGGTGTTGCAGCACCAGAAATTGCAACGGGCGCGTCCGCTTTTATTCCATTGGCTTTATCAGCCGCTGTAGCGCTCACATTTTGCTGGGGGCCAGCAAACATGGAGGGTTTGCCTTCATAAACCTGCCAGTTGTTGTAAAGCATGAGCCCCGATAAGGAAAACACAGCCCAAAGAATTGTTTTTTTAAAGTCCATTTAATTTGCTTTACTAATGTTTACTGGTGTGATGTATGTTTTACAGCAGGATCGTAACCGCCATGTGACCAAGGATTACAGCGCAATATTCTCCAGCCTGTGAGCCCGACACTCTTGAG contains these protein-coding regions:
- the yidC gene encoding membrane protein insertase YidC; translation: MDFKKTILWAVFSLSGLMLYNNWQVYEGKPSMFAGPQQNVSATAADKANGIKADAPVAISGAATPQAPTAKTVTTDNAQTFTLENDLLSLQISSAGANVIDAKLLKELTADEKPVEIFKHTATHTYVARSGLVAVGNVDLPNHNSVFKLDRSGKDGSGRPFLVLSSERNGVKLEKTFLLNPGSYDVYVGHRVTQISANAVPLNLYTEIVRDGSEEAKVGPFGGAFSASTFTGPAIYTDGDKFKKVPFADLEKNKFVAPAQIAAGQPGWVAMVQHYFASAWIPDAKLVRDIYSGRLDNGLYRVGMQSQLGTIAAGTTITANAQLFVGPQEERMLEKIAPGLELLKDYGYLTILAKPIFWLLEHIHNIVGNWGWSIILLTILIKLVFFPLSAASYKSMARMKEVQPRLMAMKEQYKGEPQKLNQAMMEMYRKEKINPLGGCLPVVIQIPVFISLYWVLLSSVEMRGAPWVLWIHDLSVPDPYYILPVIMAVSMFVQTKLNPTPPDPVQAKVMLYMPIVFSIMFFFFPAGLVLYWVVNNLLSIAQQWQINKLFGKKPAK